One window from the genome of Magnolia sinica isolate HGM2019 chromosome 4, MsV1, whole genome shotgun sequence encodes:
- the LOC131244301 gene encoding 18.1 kDa class I heat shock protein-like, protein MAACDWLKGDECHTNFPTTKKSIIPGVFGLLTNIFDTFSLDVWDPFQDFPFDSSLFPSRSDFARETSQFANTQIDWKETPEAHVFKADLPGIKKEEVKVEVEEGRVLQICGERSKEKEEKNDTWHRIERSSGKFLRRFRLPENAKVEEVKAAMENGVLTVTVPKVEVKKPDVKAIEISD, encoded by the exons ATGGCGGCTTGCGATTGGTTGAAGGGAGATGAGTGCCAT ACAAACTTTCCAACCACCAAGAAGTCGATCATCCCCGGCGTCTTTGGCCTCCTAACCAACATCTTCGATACCTTCTCCCTCGACGTATGGGACCCATTTCAAGACTTCCCCTTTGACTCCTCTCTCTTCCCATCTCGCTCCGATTTCGCCAGAGAAACTTCCCAATTCGCAAACACGCAGATAGATTGGAAGGAGACTCCCGAAGCGCACGTCTTCAAAGCGGATCTGCCTGGCATTAAAAAGGAGGAGGTGAAGGTGGAGGTCGAAGAAGGGAGAGTGCTCCAGATCTGCGGCGAGAGAAGCAaggagaaagaggagaagaaCGACACGTGGCACCGCATTGAGAGGTCAAGCGGCAAGTTCCTCAGGCGATTCAGGTTGCCGGAGAACGCGAAGGTGGAGGAAGTGAAGGCAGCAATGGAGAACGGAGTTCTGACTGTAACGGTTCCGAAAGTGGAGGTGAAGAAGCCCGATGTGAAGGCCATTGAAATCTCTGACTGA